Within the Pseudomonadota bacterium genome, the region GGAAAGCATCAAAATCGCCTTAACCAAGAAGGCGCTGCCGGTGCCGGCGGTATATGATCTCAGCTGGAATCTTTCCGACAATACCCTGTTGTTTTTTTCAACCAGCGGTAAAGCCCAGGAGCTTTTAGAGGGATATTTCAAGGATTCCTTCGGCCTGCAACTGGTCCAGCAGATACCGTATATGGTCGCCGGGCATATGTTAACCGGGGAACAATTGGTATGGCTCGACGATATAACCCCAGATATATTTATATAATATAATTGTGATAACGATATGGATTTAGTCGATTTAATTACTGAAAAGAGGTTTATCGGCCAGGAGTTTCTCACCTGGCTCTGGTATAAAAGCGAAGAACGGGGCGGGACGATCAATCTGCCTGGTGAAGGCGATATCCAGGTGGTTTTTGAAAAGCATATGCTCCTTGAATCAGGAGAAGGCGAATCCCACGAGAAACTCTCCTGCAATGGGTTGCAGTCTGAGCTTCAGGAGGCCCGCACCGGGCTTACCATGGGGAAGAAGCTGGAACAGGCGCGGCTTTTGATTACCCGAGATATGTTTGAATGGGGCTTGACGATTAAGGCCAGTACGCTGCAATTTCGAAGCGTCAAACCTCCTAAAACCATGACCGGCAATGAAGAGGGCGACAGCACAGAAGCAGTTGAGGGAAGAATCCTTGACCGGGTCGGTATGCTGGAAATGGCAGTGAAGACCGTTGATCAGCTTTTCAGGATGTTTTTACTGATCCGGATAAGTTCGGCATGGGATGAAGAGCTTGGGAAAGTGCGGGCCTGGATTCATAAAGGACCGCGCTGAGTTGCGTCCTGCCCGAAGGTTTAGTACCAGTAGAAATATCGCGTGAGGCAATAATTTCATTTTTATTTTTCAGGGATGTAGAACATGGAGTTTGAGACGGTAATCGGGCTTGAAGTGCATGCCCAGATGAAGACCAACAGTAAGATTTTCTGCGGCTGCACCACTTCCTTCGGTGCGCCGCCCAATACCAATACATGCCCCGTCTGCCTCGGTATGCCCGGGGTGCTGCCGGTCCTGAATAAAACCGTGGTTGATTATGCCATGAAAATGGCCCTGGCCACCAATTGCACCATCCGTAAAGTCAACCAGTTTGCCCGCAAGAATTATTTTTATCCGGATCTGCCAAAAGGCTACCAGATATCCCAGTTTGATCTGCCCATTGCCGAACACGGCAGTATTGAGATCGAAGTCGGGGAAAAGACTCGACGTATCGGCATCACCCGTATCCACATGGAGGAAGATGCCGGCAAGCTCATCCATGATGAGAAAGAACCCCGCAGTTATGTGGATCTGAACCGTACCGGGGTGCCGCTTATCGAAATTGTCAGCGAACCGGATATCCGTTCGCCGGAAGAGGCGGCGGCCTATCTCAAAAAGCTTCACTCCATTCTGCGGTATCTTGATATCTGTGACGGCAATATGCAGGAAGGAAGTTTCCGCTGTGACGCCAATATTTCCCTGCGGCCAAAGGGTGAGGACCGCCTTGGGACCCGCACGGAGCTCAAAAACATGAATTCTTTCCGCAATGTGCAGCGCGCCCTTGAATACGAGGAGCGGCGGCAGCGCGACGTATTGCTCGACGGCGGCGAGATTATCCAGCAGACATTGCTCTGGGATGCGGATCGCAATATCACCAATTCCATGCGCAGCAAGGAAGAGGCCCATGATTATCGGTATTTCCCTGATCCGGATCTGATCCCGGTGGTAATCGATGATCCCTGGATTGCGGCAATCAAAGAGACCTTGCCCGAGCTTCCGGACCATCGGAAGGCGCGGTTTATCAGCCAGTTCGATCTTTCCCTGTATGATGCGGATATTCTCACC harbors:
- the gatB gene encoding Asp-tRNA(Asn)/Glu-tRNA(Gln) amidotransferase subunit GatB, with translation MEFETVIGLEVHAQMKTNSKIFCGCTTSFGAPPNTNTCPVCLGMPGVLPVLNKTVVDYAMKMALATNCTIRKVNQFARKNYFYPDLPKGYQISQFDLPIAEHGSIEIEVGEKTRRIGITRIHMEEDAGKLIHDEKEPRSYVDLNRTGVPLIEIVSEPDIRSPEEAAAYLKKLHSILRYLDICDGNMQEGSFRCDANISLRPKGEDRLGTRTELKNMNSFRNVQRALEYEERRQRDVLLDGGEIIQQTLLWDADRNITNSMRSKEEAHDYRYFPDPDLIPVVIDDPWIAAIKETLPELPDHRKARFISQFDLSLYDADILTSSRELAEYFETAYAKYPNAKKLSNWIGTELMRQLKGEDAIDLGSCPVSAENLAVLLVMIDQGTISGKIAKTVFEEMMASGKDPEAVVREKNLVQMSDTGDLLKMVQEIVAENPGQVAEYKAGKTKLMGFFVGQLMKMTQGKANPQIANELFGRELSR